From Saccopteryx leptura isolate mSacLep1 chromosome 3, mSacLep1_pri_phased_curated, whole genome shotgun sequence, one genomic window encodes:
- the MFSD9 gene encoding major facilitator superfamily domain-containing protein 9 isoform X2, translating into MVVPLLSLHIKSLGASPTVAGIVGSSYGILQLFSSPLVGCWSDVVGRRFSLLLCILFSALGYLILGASTNLFLFALARVPVGIFKHTLSISRALLSDLVPEKERPLVIGQLNTASSVGFILGPMVGGYLIELDGGFYLTCILCFSVFIFNAGLICLFPWSEGKVSSTKNVLQLHKNHAPLEKTNCEVQEASPTPGSMVSEKSPRPPWKEVMITLQNMKSLIFSELWDIFLVRLLMATAVMLYYSNFVLALEERFGMRPKVTSYLISYSSALGALAGLVLGPVMWLYKHNCYKVLLHSSALTFLLLLLYCLAPTVGAVIFSSTLLSFSTAIGRTCITDLQLTAGGPQAKGTLIGVGQSVTAVGRVITPLLSGVAQEVSPCGPPSLGAALVFVAIFIMSLNKPRYGGDGLKSE; encoded by the exons GGATGCTGGAGTGATGTGGTTGGAAGACGATTTTCCTTGCTGCTTTGCATTCTTTTCAGTGCCCTGGGTTATCTTATTCTTGGAGCATCTaccaatttgtttctgtttgcccTCGCCAGAGTCCCTGTTG GTATTTTTAAACACACACTGTCCATTTCAAGGGCTCTACTTTCTGATTTGGTTCCAGAGAAGGAACGGCCATTAGTCATTGGACAATTAAACACAGCATCTAGTGTAGGCTTCATCTTGGGGCCCATGGTCGGTGGCTATCTTATTGAACTAGATGGTGGATTTTATCTAACATGCATCCtctgtttttctgtcttcattttcAATGCTG GTCTCATCTGCCTGTTTCCATGGAGTGAAGGGAAGGTCAGCAGCACAAAGAACGTGCTGCAATTGCATAAGAACCATGCTCCTTTAGAAAAGACAAACTGTGAAGTGCAAGAGGCGAGCCCCACCCCAGGGAGCATGGTGAGTGAGAAGAGCCCGAGGCCGCCCTGGAAGGAAGTTATGATCACATTGCAAAACATGAAGAGCCTGATCTTTTCTGAACTGTGGGACATATTTCTGGTGCGCCTGCTGATGGCCACGGCAGTCATGCTGTACTACAGTAATTTTGTCTTGGCCCTTGAGGAGCGCTTTGGGATGAGGCCCAAGGTGACAAGCTACCTCATCAGTTACAGCAGTGcactgggggccctggctggcttaGTCCTGGGGCCTGTCATGTGGCTGTACAAGCACAACTGCTACAAGGTCCTGCTACACTCCAGTGCGCTCACCTTCTTGCTCCTGCTGCTCTACTGTCTGGCCCCCACTGTGGGAGCTGTCATCTTCTCCTCCACACTCCTGTCCTTCTCCACTGCCATTGGTAGGACTTGTATCACAGACCTCCAGCTAACTGCTGGCGGGCCCCAGGCCAAGGGTACCCTCATAGGTGTGGGGCAGTCAGTGACAGCAGTGGGCCGGGTCatcaccccccttctctctggagtTGCCCAGGAGGTCAGCCCTTGTGGCCCCCCCAGTCTCGGGGCTGCATTAGTCTTTGTGGCTATTTTCATAATGTCACTAAACAAACCTCGCTATGGTGGTGATGGATTAAAGAGTGAATAG